One Gadus morhua chromosome 13, gadMor3.0, whole genome shotgun sequence genomic window carries:
- the dtx3lb.2 gene encoding E3 ubiquitin-protein ligase DTX3L isoform X12, whose translation MNTHSDQSTGSKTSSQDSETNAEAVPKGENNSDDQSTGSKTSSQDSEQPDAEEVANGRDNSNVMNTHSDQSTGSKTSSQDSETNAEEVPKGKNNSDDQSTGSKTSSQDSEQPDAEEVANGTPPKKDTTVATVHLKVVWPEGEPPPKWEKELQKALQSWFNKNPKNRVTTECSKLTGQMDGSVRLEITPATGQEDLFTDDTQLTLKDQTTASVRRLNGGGSARVHHYTHPSWLIPSAPPKNNSNDQSTGSKTSSQDSEQPDAEEVPNGTLKKKDKPVATVHLKVVWPEGEPPSRWETELQKALQSWFNKHQKSGVTTKCLNLTGQKDGSVRLELIPATGQEDLFTDDTQLTLRDQKTTASVRRLNGGGSAPVTHDNDTPRLLPSAPPEPVSCTVLLAHFWYVNQVYREKMKRIEEKNGVHIQKDVKVSFTGADPVKALSEFTDLVQSCLGDSTCYSYCHEPGQVDWEKALQLIKQGREKLTLTVSPHEVEVCGPMESLKTFKKKSKILKKSHNSQIPGPSSTGEAQGRSDTLQIDLANWVVVTTLFKTELAELEKVFGVKYCYMQDKVKARAEMKSRDAFTLESDALRALVCLHQRVTASVLSCSLHSQSQRHLVKERLAGLPGVVPDFQGDQWRIIGLPEDLRRAVDLIESDLGRPIFREEDKQRIGHLRYGVDSSGGRDMAGGAPPVRGAPAAEEEEDKCPVCMDQITNRTTLPCNHALCTECLENFVTKMGPTCPICKAIFGEITGDQPDGSMTYETQRTSLPGFWGYGHILIKYDIPHGKQTARHPNPGRPYRGTQRSAYLPDNREGWEVLTLLQRAFDKRLIFTVGTSVTSGSENQVTWNDIHHKTSFGGGPASFGYPDPDYLRRVKEELKAKGIE comes from the exons ATGAATACGCATAGCGACCAGAGTACTGGAAGTAAAACCAGTTCACAGGATTCAGAGACTAATGCCGAGGCGGTTCCTAAAGGG GAAAACAATTCTGACGACCAGAGTACTGGAAGTAAAACCAGTTCACAGGATTCAGAGCAACCTGATGCTGAAGAGGTTGCTAATGGG AGAGACAATTCTAACGTAATGAATACGCATAGCGACCAGAGTACTGGAAGTAAAACCAGTTCACAGGATTCAGAGACCAATGCCGAGGAGGTTCCTAAAGGG AAAAACAATTCTGACGACCAGAGTACTGGAAGTAAAACCAGTTCACAGGATTCAGAGCAACCTGATGCTGAAGAGGTTGCTAATGGG ACTCCCCCGAAGAAGGATACAACTGTAGCCACCGTTCATCTGAAGGTGGTCTGGCCAGAGGGAGAACCTCCACCCAAGTGGGAGAAAGAACTTCAAAAAGCTCTGCAGAGTTGGTTCAACAAAAACCCCAAAAACAGAGTCACCACCGAGTGCTCAAAGCTAACCGGTCAAATGGATGGAAGTGTGAGGCTGGAGATAACACCGGCTACAG GGCAGGAGGATCTGTTCACTGACGACACCCAGCTGACCCTGAAGGACCAGACAACAGCCAGTGTGAGGCGTCTTAATGGGGGTGGTTCTGCTCGGGTCCACCATTACACCCACCCTTCTTGGTTAATCCCATCTGCACCACCT AAAAACAATTCTAACGACCAGAGTACCGGAAGTAAAACCAGTTCACAGGATTCAGAGCAACCTGATGCTGAAGAGGTTCCTAATGGG ACTCTAAAGAAGAAGGATAAACCTGTAGCAACCGTTCATCTGAAGGTAGTCTGGCCAGAGGGAGAACCTCCAAGCAGGTGGGAGACAGAACTTCAAAAAGCTCTGCAAAGTTGGTTCAACAAACACCAAAAAAGCGGAGTCACCACCAAGTGCTTAAATCTAACTGGTCAAAAAGATGGAAGTGTGAGGCTGGAGCTAATACCGGCTACAG GGCAGGAGGATCTGTTCACTGACGACACCCAGCTGACCCTGAGGGACCAGAAGACAACAGCCAGTGTGAGGCGTCTTAATGGGGGTGGTTCTGCTCCAGTAACCCATGACAACGACACTCCTCGGTTACTCCCATCTGCACCACCT GAGCCTGTGAGCTGCACTGTACTGCTGGCCCACTTCTGGTACGTGAACCAGGTCTACAGAGAGAAAATGAAACGCATCGAGGAAAAAAACGGAGTTCATATCCAAAAGGACGTGAAGGTGTCCTTCA CTGGAGCAGACCCAGTCAAGGCTCTCTCTGAATTCACCGATCTAGTCCAGTCTTGTTTAGGAGACTCCACATGCTACTCTTACTGCCATGAGCCCGGTCAAGTGGACTGGGAGAAAGCCCTTCAACTCATCAAGCAGGGTCGAGAGAAGCTCACGCTTACCGTGTCACCCcatgaggtggaggtgtgtgggccAATGGAAAGCCTGAAGACTttcaaaaaaaaatctaaaattctAAAGAAAAGCCATAATTCCCAGATCCCTGGTCCGTCATCTACAGGGGAAGCTCAAGGAAGATCAGACACATTGCAAATTGATTTAGCAAATTGGGTGGTAGTAACTACTCTCTTTAAGACGGAGTTGGCAGAACTTGAAAAAGTGTTTGGGGTGAAATATTGTTACATGCAGGATAAGGTGAAGGCAAGAGCTGAAATGAAATCCAGAGATGCCTTTACCCTGGAGAGCGACGCCCTCAGAGCTCTTGTGTGCCTGCACCAGAGAGTGACCGCCTCGGTACTGAGTTGCTCCCTGCATagccagagccagagacacCTAGTGAAGGAGAGACTGGCTGGACTCCCTGGGGTCGTCCCTGATTTTCAGGGGGACCAGTGGAGGATCATCGGCCTGCCAGAGGACCTGCGCCGGGCTGTTGACCTCATCGAGAGTGACCTAGGAAGACCCATCTTCAGGGAGGAGGACAAGCAGAGGATTGGACACCTGAGATATGGAGTTGACTCCAGCGGAGGAAGAGACATGGCAGGGGGCGCACCCCCAGTGAGGGGGGCCCCGgcagctgaagaagaagaagacaagtGTCCTGTTTGCATGGATCAAATTACAAACAGGACAACGCTGCCGTGCAACCATGCGTTGTGCACAGAATGTCTGGAAAACTTTGTGACAAAGATGGGACCCACCTGTCCGATATGTAAAGCTATTTTTGGAGAAATAACGGGAGACCAGCCTGACGGAAGTATGACATATGAAACTCAACGTACTTCACTTCCAGGTTTCTGGGGATATGGCCATATATTGATCAAATATGACATTCCTCATGGAAAACAGACG GCCCGACACCCCAACCCTGGGAGGCCGTATCGTGGCACCCAGAGATCAGCGTACCTCCCAGACAACAGAGAAGGCTGGGAGGTGTTGACGTTACTGCAGAGAGCCTTCGACAAGAGGTTGATCTTCACAGTGGGGACCTCCGTTACCTCTGGGTCTGAGAACCAGGTCACCTGGAACGACATCCACCACAAGACCAGCTTCGGTGGAGGCCCAGCGAG CTTTGGGTATCCAGACCCCGACTACCTTCGGAGGGTGAAGGAGGAACTGAAGGCGAAAGGCATCGAGTGA
- the dtx3lb.2 gene encoding E3 ubiquitin-protein ligase DTX3L isoform X13 — protein sequence MNTHSDQSTGSKTSSQDSETNAEAVPKGENNSDDQSTGSKTSSQDSEQPDAEEVANGRDNSNVMNTHSDQSTGSKTSSQDSETNAEEVPKGKNNSDDQSTGSKTSSQDSEQPDAEEVANGTPPKKDTTVATVHLKVVWPEGEPPPKWEKELQKALQSWFNKNPKNRVTTECSKLTGQMDGSVRLEITPATGQEDLFTDDTQLTLKDQTTASVRRLNGGGSAPVAHDNDNPWLIPSAPPVFHFQTPMKKDKPVATIHLKVVWPEGEPPRRWETELQKALQSWFNKNPKRTVITECVRLTDQKDGSVRLEITPATGQEDLFTDDTQLTLRDQTTASVRRLNGGGSAPVTHDNDTPRLFPSAPPEPVSCTVPLVLFWYVNQVYREKMKRIEEKNGVHIQKEVKVSFNGDTSAGADPVKALSEFTDLVQSCLGDSTCYSYSHEPGQVDWEKALQLIQQGREKLTLTVSPHEVEVCGPMESLKTFQNYSKIIKKSHNSQIPGPSSTGEAQGRSDTLHIDPVHWLVITTLFKTELAELEKGFGVKYGYIQDKVKARAEMKSKDAFTLESDSLRALVCLHQRVTASVLSCSLQSQSQRHLVKERLAGLPGVVPDFRGDQWRIIGLPEDLRRAVDLIESDLGRPVFREEDKQRIGHLRYGVDSSGGSDMAGGKPPVRGAPAAEEEEDKCPVCMDQITNRRMLPCHHALCKECLENLVTQMGPTCPICKALFGELTGDQPDGRMTYETQRYSLPGFQGHGNIVIKYEMYPGKQTARHPNPGKTHYGTQRSAYLPDNREGREVLRLLQRAFDKRLIFTVGTSRTSGSEDQVTWNDIHHKTSISGGPSSFGYPDPDYLRRVKEELKAKGIE from the exons ATGAATACGCATAGCGACCAGAGTACTGGAAGTAAAACCAGTTCACAGGATTCAGAGACTAATGCCGAGGCGGTTCCTAAAGGG GAAAACAATTCTGACGACCAGAGTACTGGAAGTAAAACCAGTTCACAGGATTCAGAGCAACCTGATGCTGAAGAGGTTGCTAATGGG AGAGACAATTCTAACGTAATGAATACGCATAGCGACCAGAGTACTGGAAGTAAAACCAGTTCACAGGATTCAGAGACCAATGCCGAGGAGGTTCCTAAAGGG AAAAACAATTCTGACGACCAGAGTACTGGAAGTAAAACCAGTTCACAGGATTCAGAGCAACCTGATGCTGAAGAGGTTGCTAATGGG ACTCCCCCGAAGAAGGATACAACTGTAGCCACCGTTCATCTGAAGGTGGTCTGGCCAGAGGGAGAACCTCCACCCAAGTGGGAGAAAGAACTTCAAAAAGCTCTGCAGAGTTGGTTCAACAAAAACCCCAAAAACAGAGTCACCACCGAGTGCTCAAAGCTAACCGGTCAAATGGATGGAAGTGTGAGGCTGGAGATAACACCGGCTACAG GGCAGGAGGATCTGTTCACTGACGACACCCAGCTGACCCTGAAGGACCAGACAACAGCCAGTGTGAG GCGTCTTAATGGGGGTGGTTCTGCTCCAGTAGCCCATGACAACGACAATCCTTGGTTAATCCCATCTGCACCACCT GTGTTTCACTTTCAGACCCCCATGAAGAAGGATAAACCTGTGGCAACCATTCATCTGAAGGTAGTCTGGCCAGAGGGAGAACCTCCACGCAGGTGGGAGACAGAACTTCAAAAAGCTCTGCAGAGTTGGTTCAACAAAAACCCCAAACGCACAGTCATCACTGAGTGTGTACGTCTAACTGATCAAAAGGATGGAAGTGTGAGGCTGGAGATAACACCGGCTACAG GGCAGGAGGATCTGTTCACTGACGACACCCAGCTGACCCTGAGGGACCAGACAACAGCCAGTGTGAGGCGTCTTAATGGGGGTGGTTCTGCTCCAGTAACCCATGACAACGACACTCCTCGGTTATTCCCATCTGCACCACCT GAGCCTGTGAGCTGCACTGTACCGCTGGTCCTCTTCTGGTACGTGAACCAGGTCTACAGAGAGAAAATGAAACGCATCGAGGAAAAAAACGGAGTTCATATCCAAAAGGAAGTGAAGGTGTCCTTCAACGGTGACACCAGCGCTGGAGCAGACCCAGTCAAGGCTCTCTCTGAATTCACCGATCTAGTCCAGTCTTGTTTAGGAGACTCCACATGCTACTCTTACTCCCATGAGCCCGGTCAAGTGGACTGGGAGAAAGCCCTTCAACTCATCCAGCAGGGTCGAGAGAAGCTCACGCTTACCGTGTCCCCCcatgaggtggaggtgtgtgggccAATGGAAAGCCTGAAGACTTTCCAAAATTATTCAAAAATTATAAAGAAAAGCCATAATTCCCAGATTCCTGGTCCGTCATCTACAGGGGAAGCTCAAGGAAGATCAGACACATTGCACATTGATCCAGTACATTGGCTTGTAATAACTACTCTCTTTAAGACGGAGTTGGCAGAACTTGAAAAAGGGTTTGGGGTGAAATATGGTTACATACAGGATAAGGTGAAGGCAAGAGCTGAAATGAAATCCAAAGATGCCTTTACCCTGGAGAGCGACTCCCTCAGAGCTCTTGTGTGCCTGCACCAGAGAGTGACCGCCTCGGTACTGAGTTGCTCCCtgcagagccagagccagagacacCTAGTGAAGGAGAGACTGGCTGGACTCCCTGGGGTCGTCCCTGATTTTCGGGGGGACCAGTGGAGGATCATCGGCCTGCCAGAGGACCTGCGCCGGGCTGTTGACCTCATCGAGAGTGACCTAGGAAGACCCGTCTTCAGGGAGGAGGACAAGCAGAGGATTGGACACCTGAGATATGGAGTCGACTCCAGCGGAGGAAGTGACATGGCAGGGGGCAAACCCCCAGTGAGGGGAGCCCCGgcagctgaagaagaagaagacaagtGTCCTGTTTGCATGGATCAAATTACAAACAGGAGAATGCTGCCGTGCCACCACGCGTTGTGCAAGGAATGTCTGGAAAACTTAGTGACACAGATGGGACCCACCTGTCCGATATGTAAAGCTCTTTTTGGAGAATTGACGGGAGACCAGCCTGACGGAAGAATGACATATGAAACTCAACGTTATTCACTTCCAGGTTTCCAGGGACACGGCAATATAGTGATCAAATATGAGATGTATCCTGGAAAACAGACG GCCCGACACCCCAACCCTGGGAAGACACATTATGGCACCCAGAGATCAGCGTACCTCCCAGACAACAGAGAAGGCAGGGAGGTGCTGAGGTTACTGCAGAGAGCCTTCGACAAGAGGTTGATCTTCACGGTGGGGACCTCCCGTACCTCGGGGTCCGAGGACCAGGTCACCTGGAACGATATCCACCACAAGACTAGCATCAGTGGAGGTCCATCGAG CTTTGGGTATCCAGACCCCGACTACCTTCGGAGGGTGAAGGAGGAACTGAAGGCGAAAGGCATCGAGTGA
- the dtx3lb.2 gene encoding uncharacterized protein dtx3lb.2 isoform X5 — MNTHSDQSTGSKTSSQDSETNAEEVPKGKNNSDDQSTGSKTSSQDSEQPDAEEVANGTPPKKDTTVATVHLKVVWPEGEPPPKWEKELQKALQSWFNKNPKNRVTTECSKLTGQMDGSVRLEITPATGQEDLFTDDTQLTLKDQTTASVRRLNGGGSARVHHYTHPSWLIPSAPPKNNSNDQSTGSKTSSQDSEQPDAEEVPNGTLKKKDKPVATVHLKVVWPEGEPPSRWETELQKALQSWFNKHQKSGVTTKCLNLTGQKDGSVRLELIPATGQEDLFTDDTQLTLRDQKTTASVRRLNGGGSAPVTHDNDTPRLLPSAPPTPMKKDKPVATIHLKVVWPEGEPPRRWETELQKALQSWFNKNPKRTVITECVRLTDQKDGSVRLEIIPATGQEDLFTDDTQLTLRDQKTTASVRRLNGGGSAPVAHDNDNPWLIPSAPPVFHFQTPMKKDKPVATIHLKVVWPEGEPPRRWETELQKALQSWFNKNPKRTVITECVRLTDQKDGSVRLEITPATGQEDLFTDDTQLTLRDQTTASVRRLNGGGSAPVTHDNDTPRLFPSAPPEPVSCTVPLVLFWYVNQVYREKMKRIEEKNGVHIQKEVKVSFNGDTSAGADPVKALSEFTDLVQSCLGDSTCYSYSHEPGQVDWEKALQLIQQGREKLTLTVSPHEVEVCGPMESLKTFQNYSKIIKKSHNSQIPGPSSTGEAQGRSDTLHIDPVHWLVITTLFKTELAELEKGFGVKYGYIQDKVKARAEMKSKDAFTLESDSLRALVCLHQRVTASVLSCSLQSQSQRHLVKERLAGLPGVVPDFRGDQWRIIGLPEDLRRAVDLIESDLGRPVFREEDKQRIGHLRYGVDSSGGSDMAGGKPPVRGAPAAEEEEDKCPVCMDQITNRRMLPCHHALCKECLENLVTQMGPTCPICKALFGELTGDQPDGRMTYETQRYSLPGFQGHGNIVIKYEMYPGKQTARHPNPGKTHYGTQRSAYLPDNREGREVLRLLQRAFDKRLIFTVGTSRTSGSEDQVTWNDIHHKTSISGGPSSFGYPDPDYLRRVKEELKAKGIE; from the exons ATGAATACGCATAGCGACCAGAGTACTGGAAGTAAAACCAGTTCACAGGATTCAGAGACCAATGCCGAGGAGGTTCCTAAAGGG AAAAACAATTCTGACGACCAGAGTACTGGAAGTAAAACCAGTTCACAGGATTCAGAGCAACCTGATGCTGAAGAGGTTGCTAATGGG ACTCCCCCGAAGAAGGATACAACTGTAGCCACCGTTCATCTGAAGGTGGTCTGGCCAGAGGGAGAACCTCCACCCAAGTGGGAGAAAGAACTTCAAAAAGCTCTGCAGAGTTGGTTCAACAAAAACCCCAAAAACAGAGTCACCACCGAGTGCTCAAAGCTAACCGGTCAAATGGATGGAAGTGTGAGGCTGGAGATAACACCGGCTACAG GGCAGGAGGATCTGTTCACTGACGACACCCAGCTGACCCTGAAGGACCAGACAACAGCCAGTGTGAGGCGTCTTAATGGGGGTGGTTCTGCTCGGGTCCACCATTACACCCACCCTTCTTGGTTAATCCCATCTGCACCACCT AAAAACAATTCTAACGACCAGAGTACCGGAAGTAAAACCAGTTCACAGGATTCAGAGCAACCTGATGCTGAAGAGGTTCCTAATGGG ACTCTAAAGAAGAAGGATAAACCTGTAGCAACCGTTCATCTGAAGGTAGTCTGGCCAGAGGGAGAACCTCCAAGCAGGTGGGAGACAGAACTTCAAAAAGCTCTGCAAAGTTGGTTCAACAAACACCAAAAAAGCGGAGTCACCACCAAGTGCTTAAATCTAACTGGTCAAAAAGATGGAAGTGTGAGGCTGGAGCTAATACCGGCTACAG GGCAGGAGGATCTGTTCACTGACGACACCCAGCTGACCCTGAGGGACCAGAAGACAACAGCCAGTGTGAGGCGTCTTAATGGGGGTGGTTCTGCTCCAGTAACCCATGACAACGACACTCCTCGGTTACTCCCATCTGCACCACCT ACCCCCATGAAGAAGGATAAACCTGTAGCAACCATTCATCTGAAGGTAGTCTGGCCAGAGGGAGAACCTCCACGCAGGTGGGAGACAGAACTTCAAAAAGCTCTGCAGAGTTGGTTCAACAAAAACCCCAAACGCACAGTCATCACTGAGTGTGTACGGCTAACTGATCAAAAGGATGGAAGTGTGAGGCTGGAGATAATACCGGCTACAG GGCAGGAGGATCTGTTCACTGACGACACCCAGCTGACCCTGAGGGACCAGAAGACAACAGCCAGTGTGAGGCGTCTTAATGGGGGTGGTTCTGCTCCAGTAGCCCATGACAACGACAATCCTTGGTTAATCCCATCTGCACCACCT GTGTTTCACTTTCAGACCCCCATGAAGAAGGATAAACCTGTGGCAACCATTCATCTGAAGGTAGTCTGGCCAGAGGGAGAACCTCCACGCAGGTGGGAGACAGAACTTCAAAAAGCTCTGCAGAGTTGGTTCAACAAAAACCCCAAACGCACAGTCATCACTGAGTGTGTACGTCTAACTGATCAAAAGGATGGAAGTGTGAGGCTGGAGATAACACCGGCTACAG GGCAGGAGGATCTGTTCACTGACGACACCCAGCTGACCCTGAGGGACCAGACAACAGCCAGTGTGAGGCGTCTTAATGGGGGTGGTTCTGCTCCAGTAACCCATGACAACGACACTCCTCGGTTATTCCCATCTGCACCACCT GAGCCTGTGAGCTGCACTGTACCGCTGGTCCTCTTCTGGTACGTGAACCAGGTCTACAGAGAGAAAATGAAACGCATCGAGGAAAAAAACGGAGTTCATATCCAAAAGGAAGTGAAGGTGTCCTTCAACGGTGACACCAGCGCTGGAGCAGACCCAGTCAAGGCTCTCTCTGAATTCACCGATCTAGTCCAGTCTTGTTTAGGAGACTCCACATGCTACTCTTACTCCCATGAGCCCGGTCAAGTGGACTGGGAGAAAGCCCTTCAACTCATCCAGCAGGGTCGAGAGAAGCTCACGCTTACCGTGTCCCCCcatgaggtggaggtgtgtgggccAATGGAAAGCCTGAAGACTTTCCAAAATTATTCAAAAATTATAAAGAAAAGCCATAATTCCCAGATTCCTGGTCCGTCATCTACAGGGGAAGCTCAAGGAAGATCAGACACATTGCACATTGATCCAGTACATTGGCTTGTAATAACTACTCTCTTTAAGACGGAGTTGGCAGAACTTGAAAAAGGGTTTGGGGTGAAATATGGTTACATACAGGATAAGGTGAAGGCAAGAGCTGAAATGAAATCCAAAGATGCCTTTACCCTGGAGAGCGACTCCCTCAGAGCTCTTGTGTGCCTGCACCAGAGAGTGACCGCCTCGGTACTGAGTTGCTCCCtgcagagccagagccagagacacCTAGTGAAGGAGAGACTGGCTGGACTCCCTGGGGTCGTCCCTGATTTTCGGGGGGACCAGTGGAGGATCATCGGCCTGCCAGAGGACCTGCGCCGGGCTGTTGACCTCATCGAGAGTGACCTAGGAAGACCCGTCTTCAGGGAGGAGGACAAGCAGAGGATTGGACACCTGAGATATGGAGTCGACTCCAGCGGAGGAAGTGACATGGCAGGGGGCAAACCCCCAGTGAGGGGAGCCCCGgcagctgaagaagaagaagacaagtGTCCTGTTTGCATGGATCAAATTACAAACAGGAGAATGCTGCCGTGCCACCACGCGTTGTGCAAGGAATGTCTGGAAAACTTAGTGACACAGATGGGACCCACCTGTCCGATATGTAAAGCTCTTTTTGGAGAATTGACGGGAGACCAGCCTGACGGAAGAATGACATATGAAACTCAACGTTATTCACTTCCAGGTTTCCAGGGACACGGCAATATAGTGATCAAATATGAGATGTATCCTGGAAAACAGACG GCCCGACACCCCAACCCTGGGAAGACACATTATGGCACCCAGAGATCAGCGTACCTCCCAGACAACAGAGAAGGCAGGGAGGTGCTGAGGTTACTGCAGAGAGCCTTCGACAAGAGGTTGATCTTCACGGTGGGGACCTCCCGTACCTCGGGGTCCGAGGACCAGGTCACCTGGAACGATATCCACCACAAGACTAGCATCAGTGGAGGTCCATCGAG CTTTGGGTATCCAGACCCCGACTACCTTCGGAGGGTGAAGGAGGAACTGAAGGCGAAAGGCATCGAGTGA